One part of the Thermodesulfovibrio sp. 3462-1 genome encodes these proteins:
- a CDS encoding CbiX/SirB N-terminal domain-containing protein, whose protein sequence is MSLEKIIIVAHGSPKEEANKLKEFAKTFAITLKMRPDQVKYAYLKFSNPSLEEVLLECVKEKAKTIIVHPLFLFSGGHVISEIPEIIAKFKKNYPDIEINVTKPLGLHEKLIEIIKERIEELKQCLL, encoded by the coding sequence AGAAAAAATAATCATTGTAGCTCACGGAAGTCCTAAAGAAGAGGCAAATAAACTCAAAGAGTTTGCAAAGACTTTTGCAATAACTCTTAAAATGAGACCTGACCAGGTAAAATATGCCTATCTTAAATTTAGTAATCCTTCTCTTGAAGAAGTTTTGTTAGAATGCGTAAAAGAAAAAGCAAAAACAATTATAGTTCATCCACTTTTTCTTTTCTCAGGAGGCCATGTAATATCAGAGATTCCAGAAATTATTGCAAAATTTAAAAAAAATTATCCTGATATTGAAATTAATGTTACAAAACCTCTGGGTCTTCATGAAAAACTCATTGAAATCATAAAGGAAAGAATTGAGGAACTTAAACAATGCCTTTTATAA